A genomic stretch from Enterobacter oligotrophicus includes:
- a CDS encoding YccJ family protein, translating to MPTQESKAHRVGEWASLRNTSPEIAEAIFEVAKYDEKLAEQIWEEGSDEVLERAFGKTDKDSLFWGEQTIERKNV from the coding sequence ATGCCAACTCAAGAATCCAAAGCTCACCGCGTGGGCGAATGGGCAAGTTTACGTAATACCTCGCCGGAGATTGCCGAAGCCATCTTTGAAGTCGCAAAATACGATGAAAAACTGGCAGAGCAGATTTGGGAAGAAGGCAGCGATGAAGTTCTGGAGCGCGCCTTCGGGAAAACGGACAAAGATTCGCTCTTCTGGGGTGAGCAAACCATCGAACGTAAAAACGTCTGA
- the wrbA gene encoding NAD(P)H:quinone oxidoreductase, giving the protein MAKVLVLYYSMYGHIETMAHAVAEGANKVDGVEVVVKRVPETMQAEAFAKAGGKTQNAPVATPQELAEYDAIIFGTPTRFGNMSGQMRTFLDQTGGLWASGALYGKLASVFSSTGTGGGQEQTITSTWTTLAHHGMVIVPIGYGAQELFDVSQVRGGTPYGATTIAGGDGSRQPSNEELSIARYQGEYVAGLAKKLNG; this is encoded by the coding sequence TGGCAAAAGTTCTGGTGCTCTATTATTCCATGTATGGACACATTGAAACCATGGCTCACGCAGTTGCAGAAGGTGCAAACAAAGTGGATGGCGTTGAGGTTGTGGTGAAGCGTGTACCGGAAACCATGCAGGCCGAAGCCTTCGCCAAAGCCGGGGGGAAAACCCAAAACGCCCCGGTCGCGACCCCGCAGGAGCTGGCCGAATACGATGCCATTATCTTTGGCACTCCTACCCGCTTTGGCAATATGTCAGGCCAGATGCGCACCTTCCTCGATCAGACCGGAGGACTTTGGGCATCGGGTGCATTATACGGCAAGCTCGCCAGCGTCTTCAGTTCCACCGGTACGGGGGGCGGCCAGGAACAGACAATCACCTCAACCTGGACTACCCTTGCTCATCATGGAATGGTGATTGTGCCTATTGGCTACGGTGCGCAGGAACTGTTTGATGTCTCTCAGGTTCGCGGCGGCACGCCTTACGGTGCCACCACTATTGCGGGTGGTGATGGTTCACGTCAGCCCAGCAATGAAGAGCTCTCTATCGCCCGGTATCAGGGTGAATATGTCGCGGGTCTTGCCAAAAAACTGAACGGCTAA